ATTGAACTAAGTCGAGTTTCACCCTTCTACACATGCCCGAAGTGACGTTATCACGAGGTAACGAGAACGTTCCGTCCCGGGAAACGAATCCAGCTAGCGGACGCGCGAGCCCGCACCATTCCCAGTATCAGTCGCGCGCCCCGTACACGTTTCGATCCGTGTCATCGTTACGCGAAAGGCTAGCTAACCTTCCGAATTTGTCATGGAACACGAGTGAAACTGTCCTTGGCCCACGCGATATCTGTCACAGTCGCGATCATCCAAAATACACGTACACTACGCCTAAATCTTTCAGCTTCATGCGGTTGGAGGTATTTAGGGCAATCGTGTCGATAGAGAACGCTGCATGAAAACGTACGGTCAGactgtaaaatttgttttctaaaaTTGATCGATGAATCGACGATTCGATAGAATCCATCGGTAATTGGAATTGAGAGAAGGATGCGAGAAACCTGGAAAGACGCGCTACATGCAATATGAATATCGAATAagataattactttatatcttatttCCTTACAAGTTAACCACTTTGCtttgatttttcttaatatcgCCCGTTTAATTTGATCGATTTGCTATCGCTTTGATCGTAAAAGTTCTTAGTAGCTTGACTAAAACA
This sequence is a window from Bombus pyrosoma isolate SC7728 linkage group LG10, ASM1482585v1, whole genome shotgun sequence. Protein-coding genes within it:
- the LOC122571645 gene encoding uncharacterized protein LOC122571645; translation: MPEVTLSRGNENVPSRETNPASGRASPHHSQYQSRAPYTFRSVSSLRERLANLPNLSWNTSETVLGPRDICHSRDHPKYTYTTPKSFSFMRLEIKCVFKRSSLRFSTFKCIFKT